A genomic stretch from Buchnera aphidicola (Brevicoryne brassicae) includes:
- the hflC gene encoding protease modulator HflC, which translates to MNKAVICLLSILFFFISSSFFIVKEGERGIVLKFGKVLRNNEQKTVVYNPGLHFKFPFLETVKMLDGRIHTMDNQADRFVTKEKKDLIVDSYIKWRINDFSRYYLATGGGDIFQAEVLLKRKFSDRLRSEIGCLNVKEIVTDSRGRLTKDVLNTLNKGTIHLEKESSINVNSMNALGIQVVDVRIKQINLPIEVSDAIYNRMRAEREAVARSQRSQGQEKAEKIRAAADYKVSIILAEAQKEALMIKGEGEAIVTRLFAQNYNKEPYFYFFIRSLRAYENSFKNDGNIMLIQPDGKFFKYINKMIKIE; encoded by the coding sequence ATGAATAAAGCTGTTATTTGTCTATTAAGTATATTATTTTTCTTTATTTCTTCTTCTTTTTTTATTGTTAAAGAAGGAGAGCGTGGTATTGTTTTAAAATTTGGTAAGGTTTTACGTAATAATGAACAAAAAACTGTAGTATATAATCCTGGATTACATTTTAAATTTCCATTTCTAGAAACAGTTAAAATGTTAGATGGACGGATTCATACTATGGATAATCAAGCTGATCGTTTTGTTACAAAAGAAAAAAAAGATCTAATTGTTGATTCTTATATTAAATGGCGTATTAATGATTTCAGTCGTTATTATCTTGCTACAGGAGGAGGTGATATATTTCAAGCTGAAGTCTTATTAAAAAGAAAATTTAGTGATCGTTTACGTTCTGAAATAGGTTGTCTTAATGTAAAAGAAATTGTTACTGATTCTAGAGGAAGATTAACAAAAGATGTTCTTAACACCTTAAATAAAGGAACTATACATTTAGAAAAAGAATCGTCAATTAATGTTAATAGTATGAATGCATTAGGAATACAAGTTGTAGATGTTCGCATTAAGCAAATTAATTTACCTATCGAAGTATCTGATGCGATATATAATCGTATGAGAGCAGAAAGAGAAGCTGTAGCTAGAAGTCAACGCTCTCAAGGACAAGAAAAAGCTGAAAAAATACGTGCAGCTGCAGATTATAAAGTTTCTATAATATTAGCAGAAGCACAAAAAGAAGCATTAATGATTAAAGGTGAAGGAGAAGCTATTGTAACGAGATTATTTGCACAAAATTATAATAAAGAACCTTATTTTTATTTTTTTATTCGTAGTTTACGTGCTTATGAAAATAGTTTTAAAAATGATGGTAATATTATGTTGATTCAACCAGATGGTAAATTTTTTAAATATATAAATAAAATGATTAAAATTGAATAA
- a CDS encoding adenylosuccinate synthase: MNKNIVILGTQWGDEGKGKIVDYLTEDAAYVVRCQGGHNAGHTLVVNGEKIILHLIPSGLLHDNTIGVIANGVVVSPLELIKEIKKLEKRGIFVRKRLLISSSATLVLKYHIEMDIAREKRLGINAIGTTGRGIGPAYEDKIARRGLRIKDLKDEKKLSTRLEKIVDYYNHQLVSFYKCNSINYKIILKDLLPIIDLIQDMIQDTTHILHKAIQNNKKIVFEGAQGSFLDIDHGTYPYVTSSNTTIGGIISGTGVGPRCLNRILGVTKAYSTRVGNGPFPTELFDNIDEHFSTKGHEFGSTTGRKRRTGWLDTVSLCRAVKINSLSSLCITKLDVLDGLNEIKICISYKNTNTSEIISYPDTVYDWENIEPIYEILPGWKKKTLGIKKLEDLPYEAQNYIKRIETITKIPIDIISTGPERSNIILVRNLF; encoded by the coding sequence ATGAATAAAAATATTGTAATACTCGGAACACAATGGGGTGATGAAGGAAAAGGTAAAATAGTAGATTATCTAACTGAAGATGCTGCATATGTTGTAAGATGTCAAGGAGGTCATAACGCAGGTCATACTTTAGTTGTAAATGGAGAAAAAATTATTCTTCATTTAATTCCATCTGGATTGTTGCATGATAATACAATTGGTGTCATTGCTAATGGTGTGGTAGTGTCTCCGTTAGAACTAATAAAAGAAATAAAAAAATTAGAAAAACGTGGTATTTTTGTTAGAAAACGTTTACTGATTTCTAGTTCAGCTACTTTAGTTTTAAAATATCATATTGAAATGGATATTGCGCGTGAAAAAAGATTAGGAATTAATGCAATTGGTACTACGGGAAGAGGTATTGGACCAGCATACGAAGATAAAATTGCTCGTCGAGGATTACGTATAAAAGATTTAAAAGATGAAAAAAAATTATCAACACGTTTAGAGAAAATAGTAGATTACTATAATCATCAGCTAGTATCTTTTTACAAATGTAATTCTATTAATTATAAAATAATTTTAAAGGATTTACTACCAATAATAGATTTAATTCAAGATATGATTCAAGATACAACTCATATTTTACATAAAGCTATTCAAAATAACAAAAAAATTGTTTTTGAAGGCGCTCAAGGTAGTTTTTTAGATATCGATCATGGTACATATCCATATGTTACTTCTTCTAATACTACTATTGGTGGCATTATCTCAGGTACTGGAGTAGGTCCTAGATGTTTAAATCGTATACTTGGAGTAACTAAAGCATATTCTACAAGAGTTGGTAATGGTCCTTTCCCTACTGAATTATTTGATAATATAGATGAACATTTTTCAACAAAAGGTCATGAATTTGGTTCTACAACAGGTAGAAAAAGACGGACTGGTTGGTTAGATACAGTATCTTTGTGTCGAGCAGTAAAAATCAATTCTTTGTCAAGCTTATGTATAACAAAATTAGATGTATTAGATGGTTTAAATGAGATAAAAATTTGTATATCTTATAAAAATACTAATACTTCAGAGATTATATCATATCCTGATACAGTATATGATTGGGAGAATATAGAGCCAATATATGAAATTTTACCAGGATGGAAAAAGAAAACTTTAGGTATTAAAAAACTAGAAGATTTACCTTATGAAGCTCAAAATTATATAAAACGTATAGAAACAATAACTAAAATTCCTATTGATATAATTTCTACAGGTCCTGAACGTTCTAATATTATCTTAGTAAGAAATCTTTTCTAA